The Microplitis mediator isolate UGA2020A chromosome 10, iyMicMedi2.1, whole genome shotgun sequence genomic sequence TCGAGGCGGAAGCAAAATGGCAAAATGTCCTCTGTTCGATCGTGTTCTCTGATAAATCCGCTGGTACAACACACACCATACCTCTTCCTCCGCCCCCATCTCCTCCTCCCCCTTACCACGCACTACTGGCGGATCTCTAAAtgcaataaatcaattataatattCCACGGTTCGCTTGGGCTATCGGTTATTAGTAAAAGCCGTCGACGTTCCGGAAGGCGGCCATATATCGCGCGCTGAGTGTGTATTTCTCTcgattagaaatttattacgTAGTAGAGCCACACATCGTTTCGTACATTATACTGCGTATATCAGCCGATCATCTCCTGATGCGTTATTTTACctcgaaatatatttatttttcactcatACTTCGGGCCAATCAGAAATAGTCTTCCGACGAATTAATAATGTGTCCTCTTGCTCCGTCTTCTCTTTCCTCCTCGCCCACTCCAACCAATTGACGATGTGAATAATACGTTCCCCATCTTACGTTATTTGCTTGAGCACTGTCAGAAGTAAGATGATGTGGAATTGGTAAAAGTAGAGAAAGCCTAGTATGCGCGATAGATTTGCATATTACGACGATTCGAATCGGCTCCCTTGGCCGTTCCTCACCAAGCGTGACTCTCGAGTCTTTCCTCCGTCTCCAATGCAAATTACAATATTCCCAGGTCGTTCTGTTcgaatatgaaaatatatgcAGCGAGCACCGACTGCCGTCACGGCCGATAAAAATAAGCGTCTCTTTttcttctctttctctctcactCTTTTTCCCTctgttttttatcttttttataattttttttcttttcacatCTCTTTTTATCGTTTTACTGTGTGCTTACAGTCATTgccaattttttaaagctcTCGTCATATTCGTATGTACATCAGTTCTCTACGCTTCTCTCTTTCGTTGGTCCATTCTCTCGTATACCTGCGATTTCCGTGTGTAAGCCGTGTATCAATTTCACGGAACAACGCCACCGCGTTGCTCTATCTCGCTAATCCCCATCGGCCCACACGCCATCGCTATTGTCTCTTTTCTCGTGCATTATGACCCGCCAGCACTGCTATGCTACTCTGCTTCTCTCCCAGTGCGGGTGATAGTGTTAGAGAATAGTCTTGTCTCGCTCGATGTAAAAAGTTGTTCAAGCTACCGCGAACGACCCCAGAATATATACAATACACTTGTCTATGTacaatctatatatatatatatgtacacagtTTTCGCTTTTGTACAGAACTTGCAATCCTGATGGGCGGCGCCGACTCGCGACCACTCTTATACTTCCATTCTCTCTCTGATACTCTTTCACCTCAACTCACTTCCCGAATATTACTATCTCACTCCCTCACATTTTCTCTTATACTCTCTTATACTCATCTCTCTTCGCTGTTTGGAGCAACGCGACGCTTTTGTCGTTGTGGCGATCATGATTCGTGGGACAATGTTATTTTACGGCGCGATGCACTTGAGCCTCTTTCATCCGGAATAGTTGTGTGTACGACGACGAGTCGTGAGCTGGGCCCAGTCCACCGTTCTCCGTAACGTTCCGCTGCTGGAACCTTTAATCTCATCACTCGCCCCGGATTATTCCCCCTCTGCTTGTTTTCTCTCTCTTGTTCTATAATATTTCTTGTTGtcttctttctctctctctctctccctGTTTCACTTGCTAACGCTCAGTTTCTCCCCTTACACCACGCTGGCGGTCGCACCACGGCGTGTAAAACTGATGGATGAGGAGATCGAGGCAAAACCATTATCGCTGTGATtctaattcaattaatattttttgtaacatCTAACAGTGTTTACTATGATAGATTTATATGCTTCAAGATTTTACAACGAGGTGATTCGATGCAGCAAATGCGattaaagaatttatattaCTCGCCTCTTATACTTTTATCAACTGTATTATTGTGGcctttaacatttttaaatattttagttgagTAGAtcaaatgttaaataaaaatatgacatCAAGTTTAATGTCTCGGTGATTGTCGTTGTAGAACATCAGCATTTTCTTAAGACACTACTGTCACACACTTGTCGTTCAAATTTAGCTTCAGGCTTTTCGCTTCATAGCTGTCAAATgttccatttattttttattttcattcaactcGCCCTCTAAAACAGAGTAAAAATCATCAGCTTTCTATATACTCCAATATAtgcttttatatatacatgtacatacatatatatattgactAGGTGTGCTTGGTTATTGAAACGATCACAGAGAGCACTCGGATCTCAAGGGCTTAACTCAATTTCGCGTTCCATCTGAGACTATATACGAGAGTGTCCCTCCGGTGAGTGTTGGCCGCCTGACGGGCACTTTGTCCGTCAATAAGGCAATCCGTCCGGCAATTGATCTATTGGTCTACGTAGAATGGCTTTTGAAGCCcggggaaaataaaatttagcgCCTCTTATATGCGATATATATCAAATAGTATATATTAATAGAAGGGGCTAGTAGTATATAAGGATATTGtgagcgtaaaaaaaaaaaaaaatgtgggaACGGAGCTACAGTGTCACTTGGGCAATTACGGATAGCCTCCGTCGTACGATGATATTGACTGCGTTTTTCGGATCTTTATCTCACCATAAAACTAATCCCTTTGAAATCGCACGGGCGGCATCATCGTCAAGCCTGCCGGAGGGtctctaaaaaatattttatcgagTGCTTATACGTTTGAGCGGTCACCCCCGACCACAAAAAATCCAATCCAATTTTAGTGATAACATCTTCGCGCTTTGCTGCTACTACTGTCACAATGTGTGGCATCACGCAATCAGGTGTGGGTCTATAATATAAAGCCGGACAGTGTCCGATTTCAACTCAATTTATGCGTTATTACGAagttcttttatatatataaattccaTGCTATCATTTCTTTCCAGGCAATTGTATTCTCGACTTCTCGccttttaaattcttatatttatCTTCCGACGTTGACAAATCAAGTCGCTAGACTGACAATGCTTTCCTATTATTATTCTCTTCGCTTATTATTCTAAAGTAcaagatattaaattaaaaattagacAGTTCTATCATTGTGGAAAAttcaaagataaaaattttaactttttatactTTTGTCTGTTTGTTTTACAATAAATcgatcttgaaatttttcaactgagtAGAGCGAGTGCTTTAACAGTCGGCCATTTAAGGTCATAACTAAACTTTGAGTAAGTATATGAGTACCAGTATAAAACTAATAAaccatcatttttatttcatctggTTCTTTcggaatctttttttttttttaatacattaatcaACGCATGCTCAATATCTAGAgttaacagaaaaaatataaaagggaagaaaccaaaaatatgcttGAGTCGACTACCGCACTCTCACTTCCGgctgtgtttaaaaaaaaaacagactAAGAAAAGCATAAGAAGGTAactattattgtaaatatttaaaatacttattatttgaaggaaaaagaaaaaagaatacTCAGGTGGCCGACTTTTGGCACAGACCAAGTTCAGGATCATCCACCccataaataaatctattgaCGTTACTCTTATCGCTATAAGcttcttaataaaaatatctatctatatcctcataaataattctattaatAAGAAATAGCATAAGTAATTGATAGCGTAAAGACAGAGATGAGTAGTTAAAAGTATGTGTAAGTTCTCGAGACATATCCTCTGGGCTGATGCTTGCGTGGCAGAGAGTTGTCTCTCTCACCAGCTGTATCAATATTCATCAGCGTCCTATGTTCGGCTCGAGCAAATTCAAGGATTAGCCAGAAACTTGACGCCCTAGCGTATATCCGAGGACGAAATAGGAATAGAGCTCTAATCCTAGCGGCCCAGTGACGTCATATTGCATAACAATTAATCAACGACTGTAGGGACAGTCTCGTCGTTGTTCGTACTCAatgttacatatatatatatatatatatatatagtaaatatatatagtagtaGTAGGTTACTCTCTACGTCTCTCTACTCGACGACTTAACTAACCAGGCCCAACGGACTGGCTAGTACCGATAATCATTTCACCAGGCAGCTTAAAGTGCCACTGGTTAACGTTAAGCCGATTTAAAAGCGATTCCCATATCCACTGCGACGAATTCCAGCCTATACATAAATCAAAGTTTTTAGTTAACAGTTTTAATAGTTTCATTCTTGATGACgtatacacggagagaaaaaactTGTAATATTCACTATCGCAGCGTAATATGATCTattgtattaatataataaaaactattgtGTGAATATAGTAGGCTCTCCTATGCTATATATAGACATTTGTACTGTTGGGATAGTATCCTCTACTGTCTTAGTTGGTATTAAAAACGACTAGACGCAGCCGCGTCGGATTGTTAATGTTACTAACACAAgatggtaacggttaccatCTCACATGATAGGAATAACTACACTGTACAAAATTTTAGGTGTGAAAATGGTCCCCGAGGACTTTACAAGGTCTGATTGGTGTGAAATATCAAGCCGTGTACTTTTTACACGGTACACggagaataaaatattgtactcagaagtatactgtatagttacagtaacaatacgctatagttatctactagattgttactgcaacgatctactgtatcgttctgacaacaatacggTGGATAGCTCTGAGACCTATACGGTATCGTTCTGAGCCCTATCTGACGTCACGCGCGTTGCAAattatatgagatatttaaaaacctttatcattcataaataaatgataagcaaataactttgattgaataaaataatttataaaactgatttattagttaggtatagtcaaaataaattttaaatataaatataaatatatcttttaattttttgaatttatttattagtaatttaattttaaattcaatattaattcAGATCTCatttgttcattaattatttttcttctatttacgtatcacatttaaattataaaacatcgactatatataatatttagatttttggttatgaatgtatatttgattacaaaaagcataaaaaaacacttatcaataaatatatcaacatagttatggagattctactctgttaatttattaattacccgTGGGTCCATAATTCaacatcacaattatttttaacaattatacAATATTCAAAAGTTGGCGCGAAAATGGATGTTTAGTTAGGTTAGACGGTGCCGTGTGAGGTGACGACTACGGAAAGTCGTATAGGGCTCACAGCTATCTAATAGATAGTTACTGGAACGATAcggtattgttaccataagcatacgtattgttgtggtaacgatctacgagttactatactttagatcgttcgaggagcaatatttttttttccgtgtatgagTGTTTTTTCACACCGTTCAGTGCTACTAGTTCAAATATTATCCGATAAAACAATCtgtagtttgaaattttcaaataatatataggtTGCAGCGCTAgcatatcattattattattgatgtagattattatgaaataaaaattaaatacctaAATATCGGAGGAccgggcaaaacggggtacttaaggaaatactgagttttcgaggactcaaatacgctaaatctttttttttttttaatgataatcagagtaaatagaaaaaattttccgttgccgttgagaaaaaaattctcatttttgcgggcaaaatggggtacctcttaaaaaaggtaaaaaaaaaaaaatcctagattttaaatgaatttgattaaattaaatttttttgtaagcaatttacatgaagaaaaatgatattttacatgattatttgatacaaagaaagaaaaaaaaaatttttatagtttttatcataaaaaaaaaaagtcattaacattttcgactgacactcgatttttgaaaaagtttaacgaaaaaaattttaaataattctcaattatatttacaaaaatcattttggaatgtttaaaaagcattcagaaaaaaaaattttttttctataaaatttcgggggtaccccgttttacCTACCCTATCTATAAGTGTCAAAGTAACTgagagttttaaataaatacacggAACAAAAATTGTGGTTCTTCTAACCACAATattgtagtaaaaaatttataatagcGAGTGCTCCAATATGTATAGTAAAGGATACTACATAAATAGTACTGACGTTACTACACGTGTGGTTAAGGTTGCTCTAAGTTGGAGTTGgcatttttttactccaacttgTAGTAACCTCAACTACACAGCTGCTGCTGTTGTGTTGTAAcaactacaatttttaacttcccgctaagaaaattgcaaattttcaaaaaaagagaAGTTATTAGTTCCGGTctgactttcgaaaatcgagttttcatcagatgtcgacgctttgaggtcctagaaagctattctgactattcccggatggacgtccgtgtgtatgtgtatgtatgtgtgtgatcttttttttgtccgacgatatctttggaacgaatcaaccgatttgaacgtacttggtggcaatcgaaagagctcaccaagacttagaattgattagattttggggtagaccggtcatgtagtttacaagttatacgaagaataaaaattaaaaaatttttttgtttttggttttttgtatATAACTCATAAACCACTTGCCCGATTTACCTCAAAATATAATCAGTTCTAACTCTTGtcgagctctttcgattgccaccaagaacgttcaaatcgattgattcgttccaaagatatcgtcggacaaaaattataattttgcagTGAAGGTATGTGTTACCGgcctaacaaatttttgagctcaaagagctcaaaaatttacaagtaataatgTTTCGGAGCTCCCTAAGCTCGAAATCAGCAGGAAGTTTTGAGGCTGGCCCGCAAGGTCAAgcggttttcaaatttttttttccgtgtaactCATACATTTACACTGTTGGTGTTGTGACCGTTCTAATTTACACGTCCCAAAATTTAGCACCGTGCGTCGTGTAACTTTTACATCGGCagtgttgaaaatttcaacaccaaaCCATTTGCACCACACTACGGACTCAAAATTCTTTACAGTGTATACGTATTGTAATTCTTAATACCTTAAGATAGttacagttaaaaattttgcgaTTGTAATAATTACGATTCGGACATAGTAGAAACGACTGTAGGGACATATAATATCGTAcgtatatcaatatatatatatactctatCAATACATCAGTATCaagtattattttgtaattattttaaagagcCGTCGGCACTATACTCACTCACCTCGTCAACAATTCTATCGTAATAACCCCTGGCACCAGCCACATGCTAATACATAATGCCGATCAAACAACTGTTTAAGCATCAGCGTCGAGTTAAGTGTGCGCCCATTCTATTCTTTCGATGCTTCGACCGCGTTACCACTACTCTTGCTTATTGTGTCCCCCGTATGCTACTGGGTTCTGGCGAATTTATTGTCCAATTTCACTTGTCGTCTTATATACCTCATTCTTCTGACATTCCTCTCATCCACCTtcacttgtaaaaaaatatattttatgtaaataaacgtaatttaaattttttatcgaaagtTTGCTAAAGTACttatcagataaatttaaaaaataaattataatgagtATTGTATTGACGAAGggtcaataatttttcaacggTTGCTGAGCGTAAATCCCATTTTCGTGGCTCGCTGATTGAGGACAGATGCACGAGAAGCTGGGGCGAAGTGCACCACAGTAGTAGTATAGTGGATATAAGGGTACCTATACCCCTGTCATATACAATGAACACTGCTACGACAAAGGCTACGCACTAGCTCAACCCGTGTCTCACCctctcatttttatttattatttttttatacccaTGTTCACTTACTCTTTTACTtatattaacatttaattttgtttcttattatttattcttttctaTGATATATTCATCATAGTGGTACAGCTTTGATATTTTGTggttaaaaatcattaattaaaataaatgtaaattaatattatcccAAAATCTGTTGCGAGGATTTAGGGAAAATGTTGCGATTAAATGGTGGATTTAACAAACAAGATTAATTCTGGGGACAGCCTGATAATATCAAGTGAATCGATGATGTATTATACagttatacatatacatataaataatataaatatagcagtagattaaataaaattgccaGCTGTCCGCAGACTTTTCTCTACATGCAGtcatgaattaaataaaaaaaaaataattgctaaaaatattcatcgaATTTGTGATACAGTTTGAGGCTGAGATCTCGGTCATAGTCTCCTCGTTAGTGGTGTTGTCGTGGCATATGCGCGGACGGCAGACTccatatgggtctaaactatATACACACCAATAGCCCTAACAGAGAGTAGATATATGGACGCATATACAATCAATGATGATCGACTTTACTCCCCTTCAACTCCATATATGTGATGTATTTACTCCGGGTTTATTTTAGCTTTTGTTAATCAcctgtaatatttttatcaccaaTCAACACACCTTTAATAATCAGTAGTGTTACCTGCTATAAATACCTGTTAGTCAATCAGTgagtttatttatacatacgtATGAATATACCTTTAATAACAGGTTGCTTTGTTAAAGTGCTGTCGATACGCTTACCCGGGATTGCACAGATGGCCCGTTAATCTCATTGAAAACTCATGAGGACTCTGGCTTGGATCACTGGGGACCAGCGACCATATGTCCGACGTAGCCGCATgccgtgtatatatataccatGCGTTTTTCACCCCCTGCTTGTCTATCCACAAATGATTCCAAGGGGGTCGCTTTGACCTgaaagactaaaaaaaataaagaaagttAACAgtgaatgaaataataatagcagGTTAATTATTGTCATACTAAATCGGCTTTTGGGATCAAAGCGACGCATCAGGTGCACTAGTAAATAGCAAAATCGAGCGAACGTAACAAATAGTAGTTGGTTATAACtactatgtatatataagttGTGATGATGTCGAGGGACGAGGATATAAGTCGTAGTTGTAGCTGTAGTCGTCTTAATCGAGCCAGCGTCTCGATATCTCGAGGGAATGTTGGAAGAGAGAATCAAAGTCACATCTGCGGAGAATGTCGCAAGAAAGACGAGCGTAGCCCCGATCGATTTGTTACAAGATTGATGACGACGCGAATCGAGCAGTGATACGATTTCCAACGTCGCGACgctgaagaaaaattttcaagtgtaTATGCTATTATCaatatacatagatatatatttatataaatgtacaTATACTTACATaagtgtatatgtatatatagttatTGGGTATGTTCAAGTTGGCCCGGAGAGTTAACGCGCGCGGTCACGGTCCGTAGAAACGACAGAAACGACGTGGCCTCACCCGAAAGAGAGGAAGGGTGTTGCTCACCGGAGGAGAAAGATCCGCATAGTGAGAGCAGGCGGCATTTCGCGACGAGCGAGCTAAGTGCGGGATTATGCAAAGCACCGGCCATACAGTATAAAAATACGGAGCGACTCTACGCCATCTTTTCCGGGACATTCTAATAACTTGCAGACTCTCCACGCAAAAGGTTCTATAAGatatagatatgtatataactatttaccatatatctatatatatataagtataaatatatactcatatacaTATTCCTTGTGTACATTTATACATGTACTTGTATATTTATGGTCAATATGAGCTTCACCGccaaaattttacattttcctGTGTAGGTACATATAATTGTCCTGGTGTTTGTCTCAAAGAGTCATGAGTGTTGAATACATATAGAACGTTTACGTTACATTGTAATCGGGCGCACGTGCCATTGCGCGCGTCCTCCACTCACTCACGATAGACGATTAGCTGCTACACGGCAGCTATTATGCGTTCACGCAACgcataataatataatttcgCCGCGACTCCGCGGTTAAGATAACACATTAACTTGAATGTTCTTATAATTCAAGTTTCATTCTGAGAGTAttatatttaactattttattgtgcaagtatatatataagtaaagtAAAATACTTGATGAgaataagtaattaatgtacttggaataaaattttatcagatttcACGGGTTTAAGTCATTAAAAGTTTTTCCACTTGTAACCGATCACTTGGAGACATTGATGTGTTTTCTATTCCCCACAGAGATCGCTTTAGCCTCGAGGCTATCAGGGAGAAAAAAAAGAGTATAtataagaagaagaagaagaagaagccGACGAAGAAGAAGACGATGATGAGAAAAGTATAGAAGTAGCCAGTGTGTTGTTTTACTTGTTCTAATTTAACTTTGTTCATCTCTCTCTTACACTCTGATGTGTGCCACAAGTCAGAATGATTGATTAGCGGAAAGGGACGGATAAGCTTGACGCCAGTTGCACTGAGCGCGTGATGATGACTATAAACGCCACCAGTACATTACACCGAGAATAGCAAATACGATCGGGTTAATACGcggtatggaaaaaaataaacaaaaaaaaaattggctggCTTGGTGGGTCGGGTGGCCGGGAGCAACGATGAAAATATTCTCGATCGTTCGTCAGCATGAAATATGGGATCCGGCGAGTGGGTGCAGACCGGGTGCTAGAGAGAGAATAGACAAGAAGGCTGTACTAGTATATAGTTTAGTTTATGAGTAAAAGTGAGATAATAGATCGAATGAGATGAGAACAAGTAGTTGTGTGTTTCATCGGGTTGCCGGAAGGCAAAGTGTATATACGAGTAGAGTATTTCGTTGCGCAGCATAGAAGGCGCAATGAATCCCGCGAGCTGGTGGTTGCACATGTGTCGAACCTGAAATATGTAGGCGTGGCCTCCTGGAGCTAGCAGACGCATCTCGACTGCTGAATATGTTCACCCCCCGATAACGCTCCACCCTCGAGTGGGCTCGGTGAAGCTACTATTGGTCTGAGCCACCCTCGACCGCCTCCACCTGACGCTTCTACGAAACCGCGATCCGATTCCAGAGAGAAAGGGCCAAAGTCCCGGCTAAATACTGAGCTGCGCGAGCGCGCTTCAACATTCGAACGTGGTCTGTCCGCGGTCGAACCTCGCGGAGATTGTACATTACACTTTTGCTGTTGCTCTTGACACTATCGCACGTTATCAATTAACATCTGCTACCTGTAGTGTTCTGTTCTTCAaaaggtaaatttatttatcatcatataaaacaaacaaaaattttgtttttaattttttactcatcAGTTACTagttttttactaattattattttttatttttgtgacagGTTACGTATGTAAAACGTTATCACGCCACGACGTGCTGGCCTCACAATGACAATGGAAGATCGTTCGGGACCAGGCATCGATCGTGCAGACGGTGCAGCATCAACCGCTCATTCTGGTACAACTCAAATAAAAACTGCATCAACCGATGGCATACCTACAGACGCATCTTATCCAATTCGTCGTAATGGAAGTGCTAACAAACGTTCATTTGACGTTGCCTTTTTAGTCGCACCGGATGAAAAATTAGCACGTCGCCAAAATTTACCACTAATAATTGATCACAGGCATAACATTGAAAATCGACAAAGTCCAGGATACGTATCAGCTAGCGCAGCGATTGCCGACTTACGTCAGCCAGTTCAACCTGCCGGCAGTGATAGATCAAGCCCGGGTTCGTCATCTGCGAGTCCACCTGCTGCTTTTCGAAGAATTAGCCACTCTCTTCACCTTCAAGAACACCGGCCTATTCATCCGTCGCCACATCATCAAGAAGATTCACTTGGTCCATTGCCAAAAAGTGCTTTTACCAAGGTCAGCTGTCTAAATTTTGACGAGTCACAGGGAACATCTCCCCGGTCTTCAATTTCACCAGACCGTCCTAGTTTCCGAAGCAGCGTTAGTCCACCTGGAGGACCACCAATCAAAGCCTTCAAGTATGGTACCTTTGCTGCGGCTGCTGCTGCTGCCGCTGCCGCAGCCGCTGTAACAACACCATTTCCTTTTCTCGTAAATTCAGCAAATCCCAGTGAATCTGCCGTCCAAACAAATATCCCAACATCTGGATTGgttgagaatttaaaaattggcggAAAAATAAACAGTACAATtgaatcatcatcatcatcatcatcatcgtcagtAGCTTACAGAGCTTCTAATGAATTATCGCCGGCAGCTGCAGCAGTGTATTCAAATCTCTCGTACTCACCAATTTCTGTGTTTCCCGCGCCGATGTCTGAAGCACTAGTACGACCACGGCACTTTCTCGGTGTCTCTGGAGTGACAGGTGTTGCTGGGTTACTGCCACCGTCATTTGCGCTCAGTCTACCGGCGCAAAATGTATGTGCCAAGTGCAATTTGTCGTTCCGCATGACTTCAGATCTCGTTTATCACATGAGATCCCATCACAAGAATGAAAGTGTTGGTGAGGCAGCACGACGACGGCGTGAAGATAAACTCAGATGCCCGGTGTGCGATGAAAGTTTCCGTGAGAGACATCATCTTACAAGACATATGACGGCACATCAGGACAAAGAGAGTGACGCAATTGTTGAGCAACAGCAGCCGCAAGTTCATTCAATACCAGCTGTCAAAAGAAGTACTGGTGGAGCTGTTGTCCACGGTGCTGCCAAGTGACGACGTAAGGTCTCGTCGTCGTTCTTCATCCAACCATAGACCGTCACAA encodes the following:
- the LOC130676122 gene encoding transcription factor Sox-1 yields the protein MTMEDRSGPGIDRADGAASTAHSGTTQIKTASTDGIPTDASYPIRRNGSANKRSFDVAFLVAPDEKLARRQNLPLIIDHRHNIENRQSPGYVSASAAIADLRQPVQPAGSDRSSPGSSSASPPAAFRRISHSLHLQEHRPIHPSPHHQEDSLGPLPKSAFTKVSCLNFDESQGTSPRSSISPDRPSFRSSVSPPGGPPIKAFKYGTFAAAAAAAAAAAAVTTPFPFLVNSANPSESAVQTNIPTSGLVENLKIGGKINSTIESSSSSSSSSVAYRASNELSPAAAAVYSNLSYSPISVFPAPMSEALVRPRHFLGVSGVTGVAGLLPPSFALSLPAQNVCAKCNLSFRMTSDLVYHMRSHHKNESVGEAARRRREDKLRCPVCDESFRERHHLTRHMTAHQDKESDAIVEQQQPQVHSIPAVKRSTGGAVVHGAAK